The Devosia sp. SD17-2 genome includes a region encoding these proteins:
- a CDS encoding DUF4167 domain-containing protein, translating into MRPNNQNKNRQRGRNGGRKHVNPLSRNYESNGPDVKVRGNAAHIAEKYLQLARDAQSSGDSVMAENYLQHAEHYFRIVSSAQQALTGQRDGQSQDDNDFDDDVSELNSRFASPQPAQQQNQNDAEDEAPAAAPASRPSAREIAEAAQAQAQAPAAAATEEAASGEDAAPADAAAAEGEAAPRKPRERRPRRRRPAAGEAGADPASAPQPDVGELPAFLTAGTTSAAE; encoded by the coding sequence ATGAGACCAAACAATCAGAACAAGAACCGCCAGCGCGGCCGTAATGGCGGGCGCAAGCACGTCAATCCGCTGTCGAGGAATTATGAGAGCAACGGCCCGGACGTGAAGGTCCGCGGCAATGCGGCTCATATCGCGGAAAAATATCTGCAGCTGGCGCGTGATGCCCAGTCGTCCGGCGACTCGGTGATGGCGGAAAATTATCTGCAGCACGCAGAGCATTATTTCCGCATCGTCTCCTCCGCTCAGCAGGCCCTGACCGGCCAGCGCGATGGCCAGAGCCAGGACGACAATGATTTCGATGACGATGTCTCGGAGCTGAACTCTCGCTTCGCCTCGCCCCAGCCGGCGCAGCAGCAGAACCAGAACGACGCCGAAGACGAAGCCCCGGCCGCTGCGCCTGCTTCCCGGCCGTCGGCTCGGGAAATCGCCGAAGCGGCTCAGGCGCAGGCCCAGGCTCCGGCCGCTGCTGCCACCGAGGAAGCAGCTTCCGGTGAAGACGCTGCTCCCGCCGATGCCGCTGCCGCCGAAGGCGAAGCGGCTCCGCGCAAGCCACGTGAGCGTCGTCCGCGCCGCCGCCGTCCGGCCGCCGGGGAGGCTGGTGCCGATCCGGCCAGCGCCCCCCAGCCCGACGTTGGCGAATTGCCGGCGTTCCTGACGGCTGGCACGACAAGCGCCGCCGAATAA
- the clpB gene encoding ATP-dependent chaperone ClpB, which produces MNIEKYTERARGFIQSAQTGALGKGHQQFSPVHLLKVLLDDEQGMANGLIERAGGDPKAARAGVEAALNKIPKVSGDAGQLYLSRELARVFDTAESAAQKAGDSFVTVERLLLALVVEKDTDAGKILASAGVTPQGLNAAIETLRKGRTADSASAENAYDALKKYARDLTQDVREGKLDPVIGRDEEIRRTIQVLSRRTKNNPVLIGEPGVGKTAIAEGLAIRIVNGDVPESLKNKSLLALDMGALIAGAKYRGEFEERLKGVLNEVTAAEGQIILFIDEMHTLVGAGKADGAMDASNLLKPALARGELHCVGATTLDEYRKHVEKDPALARRFQPVFVSEPTVEDTISILRGLKEKYELHHGIRIADSALVSAATLSNRYITDRFLPDKAIDLMDEAAARLRMAVDSKPEALDELDRRIMQLKIEREALRKESDDGSRTRLERLEHELSGLEEQAQLLSAKWLAEKERLQGSTKIKEELDAARSQLEIAQRQGDLAKAGELAYGVIPDLEKRLNAADDPDGDGKPDAVMAKETVEPSDIAQVVSRWTGIPVDRMLEGEREKLLHMESSLGARVIGQSEAVAAVAKAVRRSRAGLQDPNRPIGSFMFLGPTGVGKTELTKALAQFLFDDETAMVRLDMSEFMEKHSVARLIGAPPGYVGYDEGGVLTEAVRRRPYQVILFDEIEKAHPDVFNVLLQVLDDGRLTDGQGRTVDFRNSVIILTSNIGAEYLVDLKDGESVELVRGKVLDMVKASFRPEFLNRIDEILLFHRLGREHMGSIVDIQFGRLENLLRDRDISLELTPAAREWLANEGYDPAYGARPLKRVIQRSVQDSLADAILSGKVSDGSRVVVDANEGGIVLH; this is translated from the coding sequence ATGAACATCGAAAAATATACCGAGCGTGCCCGTGGTTTCATCCAGAGCGCGCAGACCGGTGCCCTGGGCAAGGGTCACCAGCAGTTCTCGCCCGTCCACCTTCTCAAAGTGCTGCTCGACGACGAGCAGGGCATGGCCAATGGCTTGATCGAGCGCGCCGGGGGCGATCCCAAGGCTGCGCGCGCCGGCGTTGAAGCCGCGCTCAACAAAATTCCCAAAGTGTCCGGTGATGCCGGCCAGCTCTACCTCAGCCGCGAACTCGCCCGTGTCTTCGACACCGCTGAAAGCGCCGCCCAGAAGGCCGGCGACAGCTTTGTCACGGTTGAACGGCTGCTCCTGGCGCTGGTCGTCGAAAAGGACACCGACGCCGGCAAGATCCTGGCATCGGCCGGCGTGACCCCGCAGGGGCTCAATGCCGCCATCGAGACCTTGCGCAAGGGCCGCACCGCTGACAGTGCCTCGGCCGAGAACGCCTATGACGCGCTCAAGAAATATGCCCGCGACCTCACCCAGGATGTCCGCGAGGGCAAGCTCGACCCGGTCATTGGGCGCGACGAGGAAATCCGTCGCACCATCCAGGTGCTGTCGCGCCGCACCAAGAACAATCCCGTGCTGATCGGTGAACCCGGCGTCGGCAAGACGGCGATCGCCGAGGGCCTCGCCATCCGCATCGTCAATGGCGACGTGCCCGAGAGTCTGAAGAACAAGAGCCTGCTCGCGCTCGACATGGGTGCGCTCATCGCCGGCGCGAAGTATCGCGGCGAGTTCGAGGAGCGCCTAAAAGGCGTGCTCAACGAGGTGACCGCGGCAGAAGGCCAGATTATCCTCTTCATCGACGAAATGCACACGCTTGTCGGCGCCGGCAAGGCCGATGGCGCGATGGACGCGTCCAATCTGCTCAAGCCCGCCCTGGCGCGAGGTGAGTTGCATTGCGTTGGCGCCACCACGCTCGATGAATATCGCAAGCATGTCGAAAAGGACCCGGCGCTTGCCCGTCGCTTCCAGCCCGTCTTCGTCTCCGAGCCCACCGTGGAGGATACGATCTCGATCCTGCGCGGCCTCAAGGAGAAGTATGAGCTGCACCATGGCATCCGCATTGCCGACTCGGCGCTGGTGAGTGCGGCTACGCTCTCCAACCGCTACATCACCGACCGCTTCCTGCCGGACAAGGCCATCGATCTGATGGACGAAGCCGCAGCGCGCCTGCGCATGGCCGTCGACAGCAAGCCCGAAGCCTTGGACGAACTCGATCGCCGCATCATGCAGCTCAAGATCGAGCGCGAAGCTCTGCGCAAGGAAAGCGACGATGGTTCGCGCACCCGGCTCGAGCGGCTTGAACATGAGTTGTCCGGTCTCGAAGAGCAGGCGCAGCTTCTCTCGGCCAAATGGCTGGCGGAAAAGGAACGTCTCCAGGGCTCGACAAAAATCAAGGAAGAACTCGATGCGGCGCGCAGCCAGCTCGAGATCGCGCAGCGTCAGGGCGATCTCGCCAAGGCGGGTGAGCTGGCCTATGGCGTCATTCCCGATCTCGAAAAGCGCCTCAACGCTGCCGATGATCCGGATGGCGACGGCAAACCCGATGCCGTAATGGCCAAGGAAACCGTCGAGCCCAGTGACATTGCCCAGGTGGTGTCGCGCTGGACCGGCATTCCCGTCGACCGCATGCTCGAAGGCGAGCGCGAAAAGCTCCTCCATATGGAAAGCTCTCTCGGCGCTCGTGTCATCGGCCAGTCCGAAGCCGTGGCTGCCGTGGCCAAGGCGGTGCGTCGCTCGCGTGCGGGCCTTCAGGATCCGAACCGGCCCATCGGCTCGTTCATGTTCCTCGGCCCAACCGGTGTTGGCAAGACCGAGCTGACCAAGGCGCTGGCGCAGTTTCTCTTCGACGACGAGACCGCAATGGTGCGCCTCGATATGTCCGAGTTCATGGAAAAGCACTCGGTGGCCCGGCTCATCGGCGCGCCTCCGGGCTATGTCGGCTATGACGAAGGCGGCGTCCTTACCGAAGCCGTCCGGCGTCGACCCTACCAGGTGATCCTCTTCGACGAGATCGAGAAGGCGCACCCGGATGTGTTCAATGTCCTGCTCCAGGTGCTCGATGACGGGCGGCTGACGGACGGGCAGGGGCGTACTGTCGACTTCCGCAACTCGGTCATCATACTCACCTCCAATATCGGGGCCGAATATCTGGTCGACCTCAAGGATGGAGAATCGGTGGAACTGGTGCGCGGCAAGGTGCTCGACATGGTCAAAGCCTCGTTCCGTCCGGAATTCCTCAACCGGATCGACGAAATCCTGCTGTTCCACCGTCTCGGGCGCGAACATATGGGCTCCATCGTCGATATCCAGTTCGGCCGTCTCGAAAACCTGCTGCGGGATCGTGACATCAGCCTCGAGCTCACGCCGGCGGCGCGCGAGTGGCTCGCCAATGAGGGATATGATCCTGCCTATGGCGCACGCCCGCTCAAGCGCGTCATCCAGCGTTCGGTCCAAGACAGCCTTGCCGACGCGATCCTGTCGGGCAAGGTTTCCGATGGCAGTCGGGTCGTCGTCGACGCCAATGAGGGCGGCATCGTCCTGCATTAA
- a CDS encoding VOC family protein has translation MADTIDYIEFPSTDRARSGAFFRAAFGWGLTSYGPDYDAIEDAGIDGGIDQSEGRVAATMAIIRTDDLDDAEKRVVRAGGEITRPQFDFPGGRRFHFREPGGNELAVWVARED, from the coding sequence ATGGCCGACACCATCGACTACATCGAGTTTCCCTCGACCGATCGGGCGCGCAGCGGCGCCTTTTTCCGAGCCGCCTTTGGCTGGGGCCTCACCAGCTATGGTCCGGATTATGACGCGATCGAGGATGCAGGGATCGACGGTGGCATCGACCAGTCCGAAGGACGCGTCGCTGCAACCATGGCCATCATCCGCACCGATGATCTCGATGATGCCGAAAAGCGCGTGGTGCGGGCAGGGGGCGAAATCACCCGCCCTCAGTTCGATTTTCCGGGCGGGCGGCGGTTTCACTTCCGAGAACCCGGCGGCAATGAGCTGGCCGTATGGGTGGCGCGCGAGGACTAG
- a CDS encoding M23 family metallopeptidase: MSPAQRHRQSVQLRASGFEDGPALTVQSTDGEIPQGRELSFAWLTGTVMTGLTSVLLMGAALYVSFQGQDTFSTAYAALQLAAPRIEQPVSTDLTSKSSRLRPVAATRSDLEIVEASIRQMEDGREIIRNQPFTRIRATLATTATSLSADAPAYDPVAILNATRPLQAMDLDINADVYGTDVDGEVAVRQMEMPANFVPGPAISDQIAADFVRGMADATFYTDAETPGPALAYASLGPSLSSLANEPSGTGALSGVAENVTIMPKTTQLADKGQGRTERFMTVRELGPLSETLVRNGFTRTHVSMVESTLANLIPAGGLPAGIRLRILYGPLSSDPNSLVPYRLSIYRPEGAPGDQHIATVALSDSGQYVVGLQPDWVAFPAEDVEQINVGNLPTIYRSIWETGRKHDLDNDTIQRIVAMFAYDVDMTKRITAGDTIELLSTGPSPDAKSDLLYVALTLGGTKRQLYRFAAPDGTVDFFDPDGETGKRFLNRRPLEGGGTMRSRFGYRIHPIFKTRRLHTGVDLAARTGTPIYAAGDGVITYYRWQSGYGNKIEMEHVNGYETAYGHLSRFVDGLGVGSQVRQGQLIGYVGSTGQSTGPHLHFEVKINGNYVDPLSVKLPKDNVLAPQNREAFNQTMTQINELMAREPAPVEVAASN, encoded by the coding sequence TTGAGCCCAGCGCAACGACATCGCCAAAGCGTCCAACTCCGCGCCAGCGGGTTCGAGGACGGCCCGGCGCTCACAGTACAATCGACTGACGGGGAAATCCCGCAGGGTCGCGAGTTGAGCTTTGCATGGCTGACCGGGACGGTGATGACCGGGCTGACCTCGGTCCTCCTGATGGGCGCGGCGCTCTATGTCTCCTTCCAGGGCCAAGACACATTCTCCACCGCCTATGCAGCACTGCAGCTGGCCGCCCCGCGCATCGAGCAACCGGTTTCGACCGACCTCACCTCGAAGTCTTCGCGCCTGCGCCCTGTGGCGGCAACGCGATCAGACCTCGAGATCGTCGAGGCCTCGATCCGTCAGATGGAAGATGGTCGGGAGATCATCCGCAACCAGCCGTTCACGCGCATTCGCGCCACGCTGGCAACGACGGCGACAAGCCTCTCGGCCGATGCGCCCGCTTATGATCCCGTCGCCATTCTTAATGCTACCCGTCCGCTCCAGGCCATGGACCTCGATATTAATGCCGACGTCTATGGGACGGACGTCGATGGCGAGGTTGCCGTGCGGCAGATGGAAATGCCGGCCAATTTTGTGCCGGGCCCGGCCATATCCGACCAGATCGCCGCAGACTTCGTACGCGGCATGGCTGACGCCACATTCTATACCGACGCCGAGACGCCAGGTCCGGCTCTTGCCTATGCCTCGCTCGGACCCAGCCTTTCGAGCCTTGCCAATGAGCCGTCCGGCACTGGCGCGCTCAGTGGCGTGGCTGAAAACGTTACCATCATGCCCAAGACCACCCAACTTGCCGACAAGGGCCAAGGGCGGACCGAGCGCTTCATGACCGTGCGCGAACTGGGACCGCTGTCCGAAACTCTGGTGCGCAACGGCTTTACCCGAACCCATGTCAGCATGGTGGAAAGCACGCTGGCCAATCTCATTCCGGCCGGTGGCCTGCCGGCGGGCATTCGGCTGCGCATCCTTTATGGTCCGCTGAGCAGCGACCCCAATAGTCTCGTGCCCTACCGCCTGTCGATCTATCGGCCCGAGGGCGCGCCAGGCGACCAGCATATCGCAACCGTGGCACTGAGTGACAGCGGCCAATATGTGGTTGGCCTGCAGCCCGACTGGGTGGCGTTCCCGGCCGAGGACGTCGAACAGATCAACGTTGGCAATCTGCCCACCATCTACCGCTCGATCTGGGAAACAGGCCGCAAGCACGATCTCGATAACGACACGATCCAGCGCATCGTCGCCATGTTTGCCTATGACGTGGACATGACCAAGCGCATCACCGCTGGCGACACGATCGAGCTTCTGTCGACGGGCCCAAGCCCGGACGCGAAGTCAGACCTGCTCTATGTGGCGCTGACCCTGGGCGGCACCAAGCGCCAGCTCTATCGGTTTGCCGCGCCCGATGGCACGGTGGATTTCTTTGATCCTGACGGCGAAACCGGCAAGCGCTTCCTCAATCGGCGCCCGCTCGAGGGCGGCGGCACCATGCGTTCGCGCTTCGGCTACCGCATTCACCCCATCTTCAAGACGCGGCGCCTGCACACCGGCGTCGATCTGGCGGCGCGGACCGGTACGCCCATCTATGCCGCCGGCGACGGCGTGATCACCTATTATCGCTGGCAGTCCGGCTACGGCAACAAGATCGAGATGGAGCACGTCAACGGCTACGAGACCGCTTACGGGCACCTTTCGCGCTTTGTCGATGGACTGGGCGTGGGCAGCCAGGTCCGACAGGGCCAGCTCATCGGCTATGTCGGCTCCACCGGCCAGTCGACGGGTCCGCACCTGCACTTCGAGGTCAAGATCAACGGCAATTACGTCGATCCGCTGAGCGTGAAACTGCCCAAGGACAATGTGCTGGCCCCGCAGAACCGCGAAGCCTTCAACCAGACGATGACCCAGATCAACGAGCTGATGGCGCGCGAACCGGCGCCAGTTGAAGTGGCGGCGAGCAACTAA